The Sebastes umbrosus isolate fSebUmb1 chromosome 19, fSebUmb1.pri, whole genome shotgun sequence genome has a segment encoding these proteins:
- the LOC119477881 gene encoding alpha-synuclein-like, with protein MDIFKKGFNKAKDGVTMAAEKTKDGVTLVGNKTKATVSTAVSGVSQVGGAMVSGVTTVAHKTVEGAGNIAAATGLVKKDPAKQCDEASAGQDLAESPVDTDPADATEDDTDDN; from the exons ATGGACATTTTCAAGAAGGGTTTCAATAAAGCCAAGGATGGAGTCACGATGGCGGCTGAGAAGACTAAAGATGGGGTCACGCTCGTCG GTAACAAAACAAAGGCTACAGTCAGCACAG CTGTGTCTGGAGTGTCTCAGGTGGGTGGAGCCATGGTTAGTGGGGTTACCACGGTGGCCCACAAAACTGTGGAGGGAGCAGGCAACATCGCCGCTGCCACTGGATTGGTTAAGAAGGATCCAGCCAAACAA TGTGATGAAGCCtcagcaggacaggacctggCAGAGTCACCGGTTGATACCGACCCTGCTGATGCTACAGAG gaCGACACCGATGATAACTGA